The proteins below are encoded in one region of Streptomyces ficellus:
- a CDS encoding DUF3152 domain-containing protein — protein MGVCLGGGAALAHWRAADATTDAGAPARQPVAEPPHARAPVAPPRADRDSPPRRDEPGAPASVPSSGPGTFTTARAHGVRTGSGTPRRYSVQVENGIDLSPTGAAAEIERIMAHPRGWAAHGRGSFQLVTQDADFVIRIATPKTADALCAKQGLDTGGELNCETVDGVVVNLKRWTLGSPTFAGPPAEYRHLIINHEVGHELGISRHLGCGGPGKPAPVMMQQIKGLDGCTSNAWPYDTAGRYIDGPLVS, from the coding sequence GTGGGCGTCTGCCTGGGCGGTGGCGCCGCCCTCGCCCACTGGCGGGCCGCCGACGCCACGACCGACGCCGGGGCTCCCGCACGGCAGCCGGTCGCCGAGCCGCCCCACGCCCGTGCGCCCGTCGCCCCGCCGCGCGCGGACCGCGACTCCCCGCCCCGGCGGGACGAGCCCGGCGCACCCGCGAGCGTCCCGTCGTCCGGTCCCGGCACCTTCACCACCGCCCGGGCCCACGGCGTCAGGACCGGCTCCGGCACCCCGCGCCGCTACAGCGTCCAGGTCGAGAACGGCATCGACCTCTCGCCCACCGGCGCGGCGGCGGAGATCGAGCGCATCATGGCCCACCCCAGGGGCTGGGCCGCGCACGGCCGGGGCTCGTTCCAGCTGGTCACGCAGGACGCCGACTTCGTCATCCGGATCGCCACCCCGAAGACCGCCGACGCCCTCTGCGCGAAGCAGGGCCTCGACACGGGCGGCGAGCTGAACTGCGAGACCGTCGACGGCGTCGTGGTGAACCTCAAGCGCTGGACGCTGGGCTCCCCCACCTTCGCGGGACCGCCCGCCGAGTACCGGCACCTGATCATCAACCACGAGGTCGGACACGAGCTCGGCATCAGCCGGCACCTGGGCTGCGGCGGCCCGGGGAAGCCCGCACCGGTGATGATGCAGCAGATCAAGGGCCTGGACGGCTGCACGTCCAATGCGTGGCCGTATGACACCGCCGGCCGGTACATCGATGGTCCGCTCGTGTCATGA
- a CDS encoding response regulator, giving the protein MTGPVIRVLIVDDQSMVREGFSVLLNAMPDIEVVGEAVNGREAVRQVGALRPDVVLMDIRMPEMNGIDATREIVAADGDAKVLVLTTFDLDEYVYQALRAGASGFLLKDASARQLAEGVRVVAGGEALLAPTVTRRLITEFAKTAESSRPPALAQVGDLTERETEVLVLIAQGLSNGEIASHLVVAESTIKTHVSRILVKLGLRDRTQAAVFAYEARLVTPG; this is encoded by the coding sequence ATGACCGGCCCCGTCATCCGCGTACTGATCGTCGACGACCAGAGCATGGTCCGCGAGGGCTTCTCCGTCCTGCTGAACGCCATGCCCGACATCGAGGTCGTCGGCGAGGCCGTCAACGGCAGGGAGGCGGTCCGGCAGGTCGGGGCGCTGCGCCCGGACGTCGTCCTGATGGACATCCGGATGCCGGAGATGAACGGCATCGACGCCACCCGCGAGATCGTCGCCGCCGACGGCGACGCGAAGGTGCTGGTCCTGACGACGTTCGACCTCGACGAGTACGTGTACCAGGCGCTGCGCGCCGGCGCGTCCGGCTTCCTGCTGAAGGACGCCTCCGCGCGTCAGCTCGCCGAGGGGGTACGGGTGGTCGCGGGCGGCGAGGCGCTGCTGGCGCCCACGGTCACCAGGCGCCTGATCACCGAGTTCGCCAAGACCGCCGAGTCGTCCCGCCCGCCGGCCCTCGCCCAGGTGGGCGACCTGACGGAGCGCGAGACGGAGGTGCTGGTGCTGATCGCCCAGGGCCTGTCGAACGGCGAGATCGCCTCCCACCTGGTCGTCGCCGAGTCGACGATCAAGACCCATGTGAGCCGCATCCTGGTGAAGCTGGGCCTGCGGGACCGTACGCAGGCGGCGGTCTTCGCGTACGAGGCACGGCTGGTGACACCGGGGTGA
- the kynU gene encoding kynureninase, giving the protein MSDDLMTGTARIPGTLASRAAALDAQDQLAALRELFALDDGVVYLDGNSLGALPRHVPARMADVITREWGELRIRSWDESGWWTAPERIGDRIAPLVGAAPGRLVVGDSTSVNVFKALVGAVRLAGEDRDEIVVDATTFPTDGYIAASAARLTGKRLVAAAPGEVADAVGPRTAVALVNHVDYRTGRLHDLPGITAAVHAAGALAVWDLCHSAGALPVGLDAHGVDLAVGCTYKYLNGGPGAPAFLYVAERHQAGFDSPLPGWNSHADPFAMTPGYAAAEGAVRGRVGTPDILSMLALEAALDVWDGVPIEAVRAKSLALTDFFLECVEAYVPAGRVTSVTPEAHAERGSQVSLSCADAHAVMKELIARGVVGDLRRPDVLRFGFTPLYVSFADAERAARVLADVLADVPADMVTEVPADGATDVLSEPAG; this is encoded by the coding sequence ATGTCTGACGACCTCATGACCGGAACGGCGCGCATACCGGGGACCCTGGCCTCCAGGGCGGCGGCGCTGGACGCCCAGGACCAACTGGCCGCCCTCCGCGAGCTGTTCGCGCTCGACGACGGCGTGGTGTACCTGGACGGCAACTCGCTCGGCGCGCTGCCCCGGCACGTACCGGCCCGCATGGCCGACGTCATCACCCGCGAATGGGGCGAGCTGCGCATCCGCTCCTGGGACGAGAGCGGCTGGTGGACCGCGCCGGAACGGATCGGCGACCGGATCGCGCCGCTCGTCGGCGCGGCACCCGGCCGGCTGGTGGTGGGCGACTCGACGAGCGTCAACGTCTTCAAGGCGCTGGTCGGCGCCGTGCGGCTGGCCGGCGAGGACCGGGACGAGATCGTCGTGGACGCCACCACCTTCCCCACGGACGGCTACATCGCCGCGTCGGCCGCGCGCCTGACCGGCAAGCGCCTCGTGGCAGCGGCCCCCGGCGAGGTCGCGGACGCGGTCGGTCCGCGCACGGCCGTCGCGCTCGTCAACCACGTCGACTACCGCACGGGCCGGCTGCACGACCTGCCGGGCATCACGGCCGCCGTCCACGCGGCGGGCGCGCTCGCCGTGTGGGACCTGTGCCACAGCGCGGGCGCCCTGCCGGTCGGGCTGGACGCGCACGGCGTGGACCTGGCCGTCGGCTGCACGTACAAGTACCTCAACGGCGGCCCCGGCGCGCCCGCGTTCCTGTACGTCGCCGAGCGCCACCAGGCGGGCTTCGACTCGCCGCTGCCCGGCTGGAACTCGCACGCCGACCCCTTCGCGATGACCCCCGGTTACGCGGCGGCGGAAGGCGCGGTCCGCGGCCGGGTCGGCACGCCCGACATCCTGTCCATGCTGGCGCTCGAGGCGGCGCTGGACGTGTGGGACGGGGTGCCGATCGAGGCGGTGCGGGCCAAGAGCCTGGCCCTGACGGACTTCTTCCTGGAGTGTGTCGAGGCCTACGTGCCCGCGGGCCGGGTCACCTCGGTCACCCCGGAGGCGCACGCCGAGCGGGGCAGCCAGGTGAGCCTGAGCTGCGCGGACGCCCACGCCGTGATGAAGGAGCTCATCGCCCGGGGCGTCGTCGGCGACCTGCGCCGGCCCGACGTGCTGCGCTTCGGTTTCACCCCGCTGTACGTGTCCTTCGCGGACGCGGAGCGCGCGGCGCGGGTGCTCGCGGACGTGCTGGCGGACGTACCGGCGGACATGGTGACGGAGGTGCCGGCGGACGGGGCGACGGACGTGCTTTCGGAGCCCGCGGGCTGA
- a CDS encoding NAD(P)H-binding protein: MTNRENRESGTNRMNLVTGATGTVGRQVVAELLRLGRPVRALTRDPAKAGLPDGVEVVRGDLTDPDTLTGALDGVTGLHLITFGGEYFAPLETGPRIVDLAREAGVRRITVLNGGGPTPLEDAVRAGGVPWTVVTPVEFMANALEWAEGIRTADEVREPFTGRRSAMVHEGDIGAVAAVALTEDGHAGREYLVTGPEVLTLKDKTDAIAAARGRQVRLVELSEAEAVEQWRAEGRPQDVIDFLLEVYGDTPVEGRTVHDTVERVTGRPARTFAEWARTHADAFRPWSAA, from the coding sequence ATGACGAACCGCGAGAACCGCGAGAGCGGCACGAACCGTATGAACCTCGTGACCGGCGCGACCGGCACCGTCGGCCGCCAGGTGGTCGCCGAGCTGCTGCGCCTCGGCCGGCCCGTCCGCGCCCTGACCCGCGACCCCGCGAAGGCCGGCCTCCCCGACGGCGTCGAGGTCGTACGCGGCGACCTGACCGACCCCGACACCCTCACCGGCGCCCTCGACGGGGTCACCGGCCTGCACCTGATCACCTTCGGCGGCGAGTACTTCGCCCCGCTGGAGACCGGCCCGCGCATCGTGGACCTGGCCCGCGAGGCCGGGGTGCGGCGGATCACCGTCCTCAACGGCGGAGGGCCCACCCCGCTGGAGGACGCCGTGCGGGCGGGCGGCGTGCCGTGGACGGTGGTCACGCCGGTGGAGTTCATGGCGAACGCCCTGGAGTGGGCGGAGGGCATCCGGACGGCCGACGAGGTCCGGGAACCCTTCACCGGCCGGCGCAGCGCCATGGTCCACGAGGGGGACATCGGGGCGGTCGCGGCGGTCGCCCTCACCGAGGACGGCCACGCGGGCCGGGAGTACCTGGTCACCGGCCCCGAGGTGCTCACCCTCAAGGACAAGACCGACGCGATCGCGGCGGCCCGCGGCCGACAGGTGCGGCTGGTGGAGCTGTCGGAGGCGGAGGCGGTCGAGCAGTGGCGGGCGGAGGGCCGCCCGCAGGACGTGATCGACTTCCTGCTGGAGGTGTACGGGGACACCCCGGTGGAGGGCCGCACGGTCCACGACACCGTGGAACGGGTCACCGGCCGGCCGGCCCGCACCTTCGCCGAGTGGGCCCGGACACACGCCGACGCGTTCCGCCCCTGGTCAGCGGCGTAG
- the pyrE gene encoding orotate phosphoribosyltransferase: MTDVRADLLQQIKDKAVVHGKVTLSSGLEADYYVDLRRITLDGVASPLVGQVMLDLTADLDFDAVGGLTLGADPVATAMLHASAARGRTLDAFVVRKAAKAHGMQRRVEGPDIKGRRVLVVEDTSTTGGSPLTAVEAVREAGAEVVAVATIVDRATGAAEKISQTAGVPYRYAYALDELGLA; encoded by the coding sequence ATGACTGACGTACGAGCCGATCTGCTCCAGCAGATCAAGGACAAGGCCGTGGTGCACGGCAAGGTGACCCTCTCCTCGGGTCTGGAGGCCGACTACTACGTCGACCTGCGCCGGATCACCCTGGACGGCGTGGCCTCGCCGCTCGTCGGTCAGGTCATGCTCGATCTGACCGCCGACCTGGACTTCGACGCGGTCGGCGGCCTCACCCTGGGCGCCGACCCGGTCGCGACCGCGATGCTGCACGCCTCCGCCGCGCGCGGCCGGACGCTCGACGCCTTCGTCGTACGCAAGGCCGCCAAGGCGCACGGCATGCAGCGCCGTGTCGAGGGCCCGGACATCAAGGGCCGCCGCGTCCTGGTCGTGGAGGACACCTCCACCACGGGTGGCTCGCCGCTCACCGCGGTGGAGGCGGTCCGCGAGGCCGGTGCCGAGGTCGTCGCGGTGGCCACGATCGTGGACCGGGCGACCGGCGCGGCGGAGAAGATCAGCCAGACGGCCGGAGTGCCCTACCGGTACGCCTACGCCCTGGACGAGCTCGGCCTGGCCTGA
- a CDS encoding tryptophan 2,3-dioxygenase family protein, with the protein MSTSPDASVSGSDTPNLEYTGTTPYEDYVQADVLTHLQHPLSDDPGEMVFLVTTQVMELWFTVIVHEWETASRALREDRIPVAMDALGRSARELEALNASWKPLARLTPAQFNSYRSALGEGSGFQSAMYRRMEFLLGDKSASMLVPHRGAPRVHAELEKALHEPSLYDEVLRLLARRGLPVPDSVLTRDLSQKYEPSQAVEAVWAGIYANPGENDELVRLGEALTDVGELVWRWRNDHLVATRRAMGSKTGTAGSAGVAWLEKRARKNVFPEVWTARSHV; encoded by the coding sequence ATGTCTACTTCCCCCGATGCCTCTGTATCCGGTTCGGACACCCCGAACCTGGAGTACACCGGCACCACGCCGTACGAGGACTACGTCCAGGCGGACGTCCTCACCCACCTCCAGCACCCGCTCTCGGACGATCCGGGAGAGATGGTCTTCCTGGTCACCACCCAGGTCATGGAGCTGTGGTTCACCGTGATCGTCCACGAGTGGGAGACCGCGAGCCGCGCCCTGCGCGAGGACCGGATCCCGGTGGCGATGGACGCGCTCGGGCGTTCCGCACGCGAGCTTGAGGCGCTGAACGCCTCCTGGAAGCCGCTCGCCCGCCTCACGCCCGCCCAGTTCAACTCCTACCGCAGCGCGCTCGGCGAGGGCTCCGGGTTCCAGTCGGCGATGTACCGGCGGATGGAGTTCCTGCTCGGCGACAAGTCCGCGTCCATGCTGGTCCCGCACCGGGGCGCCCCGCGCGTCCACGCGGAGCTGGAGAAGGCCCTGCACGAGCCGAGCCTGTACGACGAGGTCCTGCGGCTCCTCGCCCGGCGCGGCCTGCCGGTGCCGGACAGCGTCCTCACGCGGGACCTGTCGCAGAAGTACGAGCCGTCGCAGGCGGTCGAGGCCGTCTGGGCGGGGATCTACGCGAACCCCGGCGAGAACGATGAGCTGGTCCGGCTCGGCGAGGCCCTGACGGACGTGGGCGAGCTGGTGTGGCGATGGCGCAACGACCACCTGGTGGCGACGCGGCGCGCGATGGGCTCCAAGACCGGCACGGCCGGCTCCGCCGGGGTGGCCTGGCTGGAGAAGCGGGCCCGCAAGAACGTGTTCCCCGAGGTGTGGACGGCCCGCAGCCATGTCTGA
- a CDS encoding alpha/beta hydrolase family protein, translating into MPDPAARDAAEEASALSHPAVDPDSTAAYGDHPDQVVDFYAPRGGGRGPLVVVLHGGAWRAPYDRWHITPFVDYLARRGFAVANVEYRRGGEIPSPRGNGPVAGRWPETFDDVAAALDALPALARTHLPGADTRRTVVTGHSAGGHLALWAAARHVLPAGSPWRPAGPPPLRGVVALAPIAHFERAVELDVCGGAVRQLLGGDAGFAARAECADPAALLPTGIATAVVQGREDSVVPQAVAEAYVDAAARAGETVGLTLLDGVGHFPLIDPAADACAVVAEEIAQLAW; encoded by the coding sequence ATGCCCGACCCCGCCGCGCGCGACGCCGCCGAGGAGGCGTCGGCCCTGTCGCATCCGGCCGTCGACCCCGACTCCACCGCTGCGTACGGCGACCACCCGGACCAGGTGGTGGACTTCTACGCGCCCCGAGGGGGCGGTCGCGGACCTCTCGTGGTCGTGCTGCACGGCGGGGCGTGGCGGGCGCCGTACGACCGGTGGCACATCACCCCTTTCGTGGACTACCTGGCCCGGCGCGGGTTCGCCGTCGCCAACGTCGAGTACCGGCGCGGCGGTGAGATCCCGTCACCCCGGGGGAACGGCCCCGTGGCCGGGCGGTGGCCGGAGACGTTCGACGACGTCGCCGCCGCGCTGGACGCGCTGCCCGCCCTGGCGCGGACGCACCTGCCGGGGGCCGACACGCGCCGCACGGTCGTCACCGGCCACTCGGCGGGCGGGCACCTGGCGCTGTGGGCGGCCGCCCGGCACGTCCTGCCCGCCGGGTCGCCGTGGCGGCCGGCCGGTCCGCCCCCGCTGCGCGGGGTGGTCGCGCTGGCGCCCATCGCGCACTTCGAGCGTGCGGTGGAGCTGGACGTGTGCGGTGGCGCCGTGCGGCAACTGCTCGGCGGGGACGCCGGCTTCGCGGCGCGGGCGGAGTGCGCCGACCCCGCGGCGCTGCTGCCGACCGGGATCGCCACGGCGGTGGTGCAGGGCCGGGAGGACAGCGTCGTACCGCAGGCCGTCGCCGAGGCGTACGTGGACGCGGCGGCGAGGGCGGGCGAGACGGTCGGGCTGACGCTGCTGGACGGAGTGGGGCACTTCCCGCTGATCGACCCGGCCGCCGACGCCTGCGCGGTGGTCGCCGAGGAGATCGCCCAACTGGCGTGGTGA
- a CDS encoding sensor histidine kinase, with product MTDTRNRSPEYRMASGLFQGMRRELLDDVFAYRLLAPMRTDGPVTRRLPRFVREYVAWFPHALVAGAALIVMSVGYTEGKPVTGIVPAAVILLTLVRPVGAFWLSLATAPFVSIMSGYWDGWPWAPTSFMGQLTVMTVVAARTRPRTAAWMWALTGAFGFFCELVLSRGSGGTTWPLLVVSAFVLLSVTVFHTRRAAKEEVTAQQTVTAQERSRRTLLEERTTIARELHDVVAHHMSVVAIQAEAAPYRVENPPPELEQAFVTIRENAVAALTELRRILGVVRAEDYEAPDAPQPTLNDLGALIANVRDAGLTVDATVTGAARELPQGVELSAYRIVQEALSNVLRHAPGASAKVEVSYVLGGLGLRVVNGPPRGLVKPSPGAGHGITGMRERVAMLDGEMTAETTDDGGYEVAAFIPAQRQEAS from the coding sequence GTGACCGACACAAGAAACCGCAGCCCGGAGTACCGGATGGCCAGCGGCCTGTTCCAGGGCATGCGCCGCGAGCTCCTCGACGACGTGTTCGCCTACCGGCTGCTGGCGCCCATGCGCACCGACGGGCCGGTGACCAGGCGGCTGCCGCGGTTCGTCCGCGAGTACGTGGCCTGGTTCCCGCACGCCCTGGTGGCGGGGGCGGCCCTGATCGTGATGTCCGTGGGGTACACGGAGGGGAAGCCCGTCACCGGGATCGTCCCGGCCGCCGTGATCCTGCTGACCCTGGTCCGGCCCGTCGGCGCGTTCTGGCTCTCCCTGGCGACGGCCCCGTTCGTGAGCATCATGTCCGGCTACTGGGACGGCTGGCCGTGGGCCCCGACCAGCTTCATGGGCCAGCTCACCGTCATGACCGTGGTCGCGGCCCGCACCCGCCCCCGCACCGCCGCCTGGATGTGGGCGCTGACCGGCGCGTTCGGCTTCTTCTGCGAGCTCGTCCTCAGCCGCGGCAGCGGCGGCACGACCTGGCCGCTGCTCGTCGTCTCCGCCTTCGTGCTGCTGTCCGTCACCGTCTTCCACACCCGCCGCGCGGCGAAGGAGGAGGTCACCGCCCAGCAGACCGTCACCGCCCAGGAGCGGTCCCGGCGCACCCTGCTGGAGGAGCGCACCACCATCGCCCGCGAGCTGCACGACGTGGTCGCCCACCACATGTCGGTCGTCGCCATCCAGGCCGAGGCCGCCCCCTACCGGGTGGAGAACCCGCCGCCCGAGCTGGAGCAGGCGTTCGTCACCATCCGCGAGAACGCGGTGGCCGCGCTGACCGAGCTGCGCCGCATCCTGGGCGTCGTACGGGCCGAGGACTACGAGGCGCCGGACGCGCCGCAGCCGACGCTCAACGACCTCGGCGCCCTGATCGCCAACGTCCGCGACGCCGGACTCACCGTGGACGCCACGGTCACCGGCGCGGCCCGCGAGCTGCCCCAGGGCGTGGAGCTGTCCGCGTACCGGATCGTCCAGGAGGCGCTGAGCAACGTCCTGCGGCACGCCCCCGGCGCGTCCGCGAAGGTGGAGGTGTCGTACGTGCTCGGCGGGCTGGGCCTGCGGGTGGTGAACGGGCCGCCGCGAGGCCTCGTCAAGCCCTCACCGGGCGCCGGACACGGGATAACGGGCATGCGGGAGCGGGTGGCGATGCTGGACGGCGAGATGACGGCGGAGACGACGGACGACGGCGGCTACGAGGTCGCGGCGTTCATCCCGGCACAGCGGCAGGAGGCGTCATGA
- a CDS encoding DUF3151 domain-containing protein: MGIHENLLGGPPPTHLPDDPEPRELLASGAAPADVAAKYPTSSLAWAQLADDAFDGGRVVESYAYARTGYHRGLDALRRSGWKGHGPVPWEHEPNRGFLRALNALARAAQAIGEQEEYERCSTFLRDSSPLAADTLS; this comes from the coding sequence ATGGGTATCCACGAAAACCTGCTGGGGGGACCGCCCCCCACCCACCTGCCCGACGACCCGGAGCCGCGCGAGCTGCTCGCGAGCGGCGCCGCGCCCGCGGACGTCGCCGCGAAGTACCCCACCTCCTCGCTGGCCTGGGCCCAGCTCGCCGACGACGCCTTCGACGGCGGCCGGGTCGTCGAGTCGTACGCGTACGCCAGGACCGGCTACCACCGCGGTCTGGACGCCCTGCGCCGCAGCGGCTGGAAGGGCCACGGCCCGGTGCCGTGGGAGCATGAGCCGAACCGCGGCTTCCTCCGCGCCCTGAACGCGCTGGCCCGCGCCGCGCAGGCGATCGGTGAGCAGGAGGAGTACGAGCGCTGCTCCACGTTCCTCCGTGACTCCTCGCCCCTGGCCGCCGACACCCTCAGCTGA
- a CDS encoding SRPBCC domain-containing protein codes for MEHEVFVPVDVETLRAALADPERVAPCVPGFQQDADASAGPLSGRLKVRAGGHSITYRGALHLASRDDETYVVEGEGAEVRGTGSAKLTLTVRLSRVEGGTTLRFTGTTSAEGRLKELPEDAAVSAAHRLLDRFAEALAATAAAGAVRDADDLDGVDDVDETDELGDVDDDGVDQGAESAGSVFDAPVPPPSLDPLADAEFEVPDLPDEALADPGVEAAHARRTMIGRSAEEVDHAPPRGRYAPTPGPQAASTTDTLRWLAPAAALALASAVVVGRALRRRK; via the coding sequence ATGGAGCATGAGGTGTTCGTTCCGGTTGATGTGGAGACCCTGCGCGCCGCGCTGGCCGACCCCGAGCGGGTCGCCCCGTGCGTACCCGGGTTCCAGCAGGACGCGGACGCGTCGGCCGGCCCCCTCTCGGGCCGCCTCAAGGTGCGGGCCGGCGGGCACTCGATCACCTACCGGGGCGCCCTGCACCTCGCGTCCCGCGACGACGAGACGTACGTCGTGGAGGGTGAGGGCGCGGAGGTGCGCGGCACCGGCTCGGCGAAGCTGACCCTGACGGTGCGTCTGTCCAGGGTCGAGGGTGGTACGACGCTGCGCTTCACGGGGACGACGAGCGCCGAGGGCCGGCTGAAGGAACTGCCCGAGGACGCGGCGGTCTCGGCCGCGCACCGCCTGCTGGACCGTTTCGCCGAGGCGCTCGCCGCGACGGCCGCCGCCGGAGCGGTGCGCGACGCCGACGACCTGGACGGCGTCGATGACGTTGACGAGACGGACGAGCTCGGTGACGTCGACGACGACGGGGTGGACCAGGGGGCCGAGAGCGCCGGGTCGGTGTTCGACGCTCCCGTACCGCCGCCGTCGCTCGACCCGCTCGCCGACGCCGAGTTCGAGGTGCCCGACCTGCCCGACGAGGCGCTCGCCGACCCGGGTGTCGAGGCGGCGCACGCCCGGCGGACCATGATCGGGCGGAGTGCCGAGGAGGTCGACCACGCGCCGCCCCGGGGCCGGTACGCGCCCACGCCCGGCCCGCAGGCCGCGTCGACGACCGACACGCTGCGCTGGCTCGCCCCGGCCGCGGCGCTCGCCCTCGCGTCGGCCGTGGTGGTAGGGCGAGCACTGCGCCGCCGCAAGTAG
- the fbaA gene encoding class II fructose-bisphosphate aldolase, with the protein MTRSGQMPIATPEIYNEMLDRAKAGKFAYPAINVTSSQTLHAALRGFAEAESDGIIQISTGGAEFLGGQYSKDMVTGAVALAEFAHIVAAKYDVTIALHTDHCPKDKLDGYVRPLLDVSAERVAKGENPLFQSHMWDGSAETLADNLAIGQELLAKAAAAKIILEVEITPTGGEEDGVTHEINDELYTTVDDAIRTAEALGLGEKGRYLLAASFGNVHGVYKPGNVVLRPELLKDLQQGVAERFGKADPFDFVFHGGSGSTAEEIATALENGVVKMNLDTDTQYAFTRPVADHMFKNYDGVLKVDGEVGSKKTYDPRTWGKLAEASMAKRVTEACAALRSTGTKLK; encoded by the coding sequence ATCACAAGGAGCGGACAGATGCCCATCGCAACCCCCGAGATCTACAACGAGATGCTCGACCGGGCGAAGGCAGGCAAGTTCGCCTACCCGGCCATCAACGTCACCTCGTCGCAGACCCTGCACGCCGCCCTGCGTGGGTTCGCCGAGGCAGAGAGCGACGGCATCATCCAGATCTCGACCGGTGGTGCGGAGTTCCTGGGCGGCCAGTACAGCAAGGACATGGTGACCGGTGCGGTCGCCCTGGCCGAGTTCGCCCACATCGTCGCCGCGAAGTACGACGTCACCATCGCCCTGCACACGGACCACTGCCCGAAGGACAAGCTCGACGGCTACGTGCGTCCGCTGCTCGACGTCTCCGCCGAGCGGGTGGCCAAGGGCGAGAACCCCCTCTTCCAGTCGCACATGTGGGACGGCTCGGCCGAGACCCTCGCCGACAACCTGGCCATCGGCCAGGAGCTGCTCGCGAAGGCCGCCGCCGCCAAGATCATCCTTGAGGTCGAGATCACCCCGACCGGTGGCGAGGAGGACGGCGTCACCCACGAGATCAACGACGAGCTGTACACCACCGTCGACGACGCCATCCGCACCGCCGAGGCGCTCGGCCTGGGCGAGAAGGGCCGCTACCTGCTGGCCGCGTCCTTCGGCAACGTCCACGGCGTCTACAAGCCGGGCAACGTCGTGCTCCGCCCCGAGCTGCTCAAGGACCTCCAGCAGGGCGTCGCCGAGCGCTTCGGCAAGGCCGACCCGTTCGACTTCGTCTTCCACGGCGGCTCCGGCTCCACGGCCGAGGAGATCGCCACCGCGCTGGAGAACGGCGTCGTGAAGATGAACCTCGACACGGACACCCAGTACGCCTTCACCCGCCCCGTCGCGGACCACATGTTCAAGAACTACGACGGTGTGCTGAAGGTCGACGGCGAGGTCGGCTCCAAGAAGACCTACGACCCGCGCACCTGGGGCAAGCTCGCCGAGGCGAGCATGGCCAAGCGCGTCACCGAGGCGTGCGCGGCGCTGCGCTCGACCGGCACCAAGCTGAAGTAA
- a CDS encoding aldose 1-epimerase, translating to MTSSEQSVRLAAGDVELTVRPDNGCRIESLRIGGDELLRQGDRYGCFPMVPWCGRIANGRFLSGATWHQMPLNSPPHAIHGTGRDTVWRTAAADKADAVFTYDLAEPWPYPGRVTQTVGLTEDELTLRLGVETQRDSFPAQAGWHPWFNRSLGGEDVRVDFTPEWQEERGEDHLPTGRRIAPTPGPWDDCFGMPDGVDVTLTWPGRLELKVTSRAPWVVVYDEQEAAVCVEPQSGPPNGLNTAPHLVTPIEPLEIAATFAWRRL from the coding sequence GTGACCAGTAGCGAACAGAGCGTCCGGCTCGCGGCCGGAGACGTCGAGTTGACGGTGCGTCCGGACAACGGATGCCGCATCGAGAGCCTGCGTATCGGCGGGGACGAACTGCTGCGGCAGGGCGACAGGTACGGCTGCTTCCCGATGGTGCCCTGGTGCGGGCGCATCGCGAACGGCCGGTTCCTCAGTGGGGCGACATGGCATCAGATGCCGCTCAACTCCCCGCCGCACGCCATCCACGGCACCGGACGGGACACCGTGTGGCGCACCGCCGCCGCCGACAAGGCGGACGCGGTGTTCACCTACGACCTCGCCGAGCCCTGGCCGTACCCCGGCCGCGTCACCCAGACCGTGGGCCTGACGGAGGACGAGCTGACGCTCCGGCTCGGTGTCGAGACGCAACGAGACTCCTTTCCCGCCCAGGCCGGCTGGCACCCCTGGTTCAACCGCAGCCTCGGCGGGGAGGACGTGCGCGTCGACTTCACGCCCGAGTGGCAGGAGGAGCGGGGCGAGGACCACCTGCCCACCGGCCGCCGGATCGCGCCCACCCCCGGCCCCTGGGACGACTGCTTCGGGATGCCCGACGGGGTGGACGTCACCCTCACCTGGCCCGGTCGGCTGGAGCTGAAGGTCACCAGCCGCGCCCCGTGGGTCGTGGTGTACGACGAGCAGGAGGCCGCGGTCTGCGTGGAGCCCCAGTCGGGCCCGCCGAACGGCCTCAACACCGCTCCGCACCTGGTCACCCCCATCGAGCCGCTGGAGATCGCCGCGACCTTCGCCTGGCGGCGGCTCTGA